A region of Campylobacter armoricus DNA encodes the following proteins:
- the purC gene encoding phosphoribosylaminoimidazolesuccinocarboxamide synthase, whose amino-acid sequence MATKLDLLYEGKGKKMFKTDDENLLITEFKDDLTAFNAEKRGNEAGKGALNCKISTEIFHLLEKKGIKTHLVETIGEKEQLVKKCEIIPIEVITRNVATGSLTKRLGIKEGTVLPFAVVEFCYKNDALGDPIINDEHCLILNLVKSEKDLELIKNTARHINSILVNFFESKGLRLIDFKLEFGIDKEGNMVLADEISPDSCRFWDSKTNEKLDKDRFRQDLGNVKMAYEEVLKRILS is encoded by the coding sequence ATGGCAACAAAACTAGATCTTTTATATGAAGGAAAAGGTAAAAAAATGTTTAAAACTGATGATGAAAATTTACTCATCACAGAATTTAAAGATGACTTAACAGCTTTCAATGCGGAAAAAAGAGGGAATGAAGCGGGAAAAGGTGCATTAAATTGTAAAATAAGTACTGAAATTTTTCATCTTTTAGAAAAAAAAGGTATAAAAACTCATTTAGTTGAGACTATTGGAGAAAAAGAACAATTGGTAAAAAAATGCGAAATCATCCCTATTGAAGTTATTACAAGAAATGTAGCAACGGGTTCTTTAACCAAAAGATTAGGTATCAAAGAAGGGACAGTTTTACCTTTTGCTGTAGTTGAGTTTTGTTATAAGAACGATGCATTAGGTGATCCTATTATCAACGATGAACATTGTTTGATATTAAATTTAGTTAAAAGTGAAAAAGATTTAGAATTAATCAAAAACACAGCAAGACATATTAATTCTATTTTAGTTAATTTTTTTGAATCAAAAGGATTGAGGCTTATTGACTTTAAACTAGAATTTGGAATTGATAAAGAAGGAAATATGGTTTTAGCAGATGAAATTAGCCCTGATAGTTGTAGATTTTGGGATAGCAAAACTAATGAAAAATTAGACAAAGATCGATTTAGACAAGATTTAGGTAATGTTAAAATGGCTTATGAAGAAGTTTTAAAAAGAATTTTAAGCTAG
- a CDS encoding S41 family peptidase → MEFFLKTKKNLLIVASLCSLLAASFIFTNLQAKNQPQSEAEKKIEALSKLTRTMSIIEQYYVDDINYTDLVDKSIAGLLTNLDAHSSFLDEKGFKELKEQTNGEFGGLGFTITQKDGAISVVAPIEGSPADKAGIKTDDIILRINNESTLGMTLNEAVSKMRGEPKTKVSLTIYRKGDSKPFDINLKRDIIKVDSVYTKLIENENLLYLRVTNFDKNVVDEASKAIRNNSKVKGIILDLRTNPGGVLNQAVGLVNLFVDEGVIVSQKGKIENENVEFKANPSKKITNAPLVVLVNGGSASASEIVSGALQDFKRAIIIGEKTFGKGSVQLILPMDDKGKEGLRLTIAKYYLPSGRTIQAVGVKPDIEVFPGKVSKEENHGFEIKEADLKKHLQAELDKIGHQDNKKENKDSKNIITKEQINNDIQLKTAIDTIKILNITKGE, encoded by the coding sequence TTGGAGTTTTTCTTGAAAACAAAAAAAAATCTTCTAATTGTAGCAAGTCTTTGTAGTTTATTAGCAGCATCTTTTATTTTTACAAATTTACAAGCTAAAAATCAACCCCAAAGTGAAGCAGAGAAAAAAATTGAAGCTTTATCAAAACTTACTAGGACAATGTCTATTATAGAACAATACTATGTAGATGATATAAATTATACAGATTTAGTCGATAAATCCATAGCAGGATTACTAACAAATTTAGATGCACACTCTTCTTTTTTAGATGAAAAAGGTTTTAAAGAACTAAAAGAACAAACCAATGGGGAATTTGGCGGGCTTGGTTTTACCATCACTCAAAAAGATGGAGCAATTAGTGTAGTAGCACCTATTGAAGGTAGTCCAGCAGATAAAGCAGGAATAAAAACTGATGATATTATTTTAAGAATTAATAATGAATCAACTTTAGGAATGACCTTAAATGAAGCAGTTTCCAAAATGCGCGGAGAACCTAAAACAAAAGTAAGCCTAACAATCTATAGAAAAGGTGATTCTAAGCCTTTTGATATCAATTTAAAAAGAGATATTATAAAAGTAGATAGTGTTTATACTAAATTAATCGAAAATGAAAATTTGCTCTATCTAAGGGTGACTAATTTTGATAAAAATGTTGTTGATGAAGCAAGTAAAGCTATAAGAAATAATTCCAAGGTAAAAGGTATTATATTAGATTTAAGAACAAATCCAGGCGGGGTGTTAAATCAAGCAGTTGGCTTAGTGAATCTTTTTGTTGATGAAGGTGTTATTGTTTCTCAAAAAGGAAAAATTGAAAACGAAAATGTAGAATTTAAGGCAAATCCTAGCAAAAAAATTACTAATGCACCTTTAGTAGTACTTGTAAATGGTGGAAGTGCGAGTGCAAGTGAAATAGTAAGCGGGGCTTTACAAGATTTTAAACGAGCTATTATCATAGGTGAAAAAACTTTTGGCAAAGGTAGTGTACAACTTATATTACCTATGGATGATAAGGGTAAGGAAGGTTTAAGACTTACCATAGCTAAGTATTATTTACCAAGCGGTAGAACTATACAAGCAGTTGGAGTCAAGCCTGATATAGAAGTTTTTCCGGGCAAGGTAAGCAAAGAAGAAAACCATGGATTTGAGATTAAAGAGGCTGATCTTAAAAAACATCTACAAGCTGAACTTGATAAAATAGGACATCAAGATAATAAAAAAGAAAATAAAGATAGTAAAAACATCATAACAAAAGAACAAATCAACAATGACATACAACTTAAAACAGCAATAGATACAATTAAAATTCTAAATATCACAAAAGGAGAGTAA
- a CDS encoding ATP-dependent Clp protease ATP-binding subunit, with product MANIQDFLTDSMLSNIESAVSLAIHSKNNEVKSLHLLWALSVDGSSLLNQVFNKLNVSKEAFELEIKSNISTLPTSSNVNKENIKFSNEFINSLEKAKGLAIENKDNYLAVDMWLISESENSPIKNILSKFLNINDFIKELKSIRAGSKIENKTSDETLDSLSKFGIDLTLKASNGELDPVIGREEEIQRLMQILIRKTKNNPILLGEPGVGKTAVVEALAQRIVKKDVPTSLQNKKVIALDMSALIAGAKYRGEFEDRLKAVVNEVIKHKNIILFIDEIHTIVGAGASEGSMDAANILKPALARGELHTIGATTLKEYRKYFEKDAALQRRFQPVNVAEPSVNEALAMLRGIKEKLEIHHNVSINDSALVAAAKLSKRYIANRFLPDKAIDLIDEAAAELKMQIESEPNSLRKVKKQIESLEVENEALKMEENDTNEKRLEEIKKELANLKEEQARLNSRFENEKSVFNGISAKKKEIDILKNEAVFAKNKGDFQKAAEIEYGKIPECEKEVLNLEDKWKKMTQDGVLLKHQVDEDLVAGILSKWTGISVQKMLTSEKQKFLHIQEHLQESVVGQDEALSALAKAIKRNKAGLNQAGKPIGSFLFLGPTGVGKTESAKALAKFLFDDEKAMIRFDMSEFMEKHSVSRLLGAPPGYVGHEEGGELTEAVRRKPYSVILFDEVEKAHKDVFNVLLGILDDGRATDSKGITVDFTNTIIILTSNIGANFIMELKGEEREKAIKEALRSFFKPEFLNRLDDIITFNPLGEQEAEKIVKLLFKTLQNNLENKDIKASLSDKAAKLIAKVGFDVDFGARPLKRALYDMVEDKLSEMILEDKLSANDELIIDANENDIVITKK from the coding sequence ATGGCGAATATACAAGATTTTTTAACAGATTCTATGCTTTCTAACATAGAAAGTGCAGTATCTTTGGCTATACATTCTAAAAATAATGAGGTTAAATCATTGCATTTATTGTGGGCATTAAGTGTTGATGGCTCAAGTTTATTGAATCAAGTTTTTAATAAATTAAATGTTTCTAAAGAAGCTTTTGAATTAGAAATCAAAAGCAATATATCAACTCTTCCTACAAGTTCAAATGTAAATAAAGAAAATATAAAATTTTCAAATGAATTTATAAATTCTTTAGAAAAAGCTAAGGGTCTTGCTATAGAAAATAAAGATAATTATTTAGCAGTAGATATGTGGCTGATTTCAGAAAGTGAAAATAGTCCTATAAAAAATATTTTATCTAAGTTTTTGAATATAAATGATTTTATAAAGGAGTTAAAATCAATTAGAGCTGGATCTAAAATAGAAAATAAAACTAGTGATGAAACTTTAGATTCTTTATCAAAATTTGGTATAGATTTAACATTAAAAGCAAGTAATGGTGAACTTGATCCTGTTATTGGTAGAGAAGAAGAAATACAAAGATTAATGCAAATTTTAATAAGAAAAACAAAAAATAATCCTATACTATTAGGTGAACCTGGGGTTGGAAAAACTGCTGTTGTAGAAGCATTAGCTCAAAGAATAGTAAAAAAAGATGTTCCAACTTCTTTACAAAATAAAAAAGTAATAGCTTTAGATATGAGTGCTTTAATAGCTGGGGCAAAATATAGAGGTGAATTTGAAGATAGATTAAAAGCTGTTGTAAATGAGGTTATAAAACATAAAAATATAATTTTATTTATTGATGAAATTCATACTATTGTAGGAGCTGGTGCAAGTGAAGGAAGTATGGATGCAGCAAATATTTTAAAACCTGCTCTAGCAAGAGGAGAGCTTCATACTATAGGTGCTACTACTCTAAAAGAATATAGAAAATATTTTGAAAAAGATGCAGCATTGCAAAGAAGATTTCAACCTGTAAATGTAGCTGAACCTAGTGTAAATGAAGCTTTGGCAATGCTTAGAGGTATAAAAGAAAAACTTGAAATTCATCATAATGTTAGTATAAATGATAGTGCTTTGGTGGCAGCTGCAAAATTATCTAAGCGTTATATAGCAAATAGATTTTTACCTGATAAAGCAATAGACTTAATAGATGAAGCAGCCGCTGAACTTAAAATGCAAATAGAAAGTGAGCCAAATTCATTAAGAAAAGTAAAAAAACAAATTGAAAGTTTAGAAGTAGAAAATGAAGCTTTGAAAATGGAAGAAAATGATACCAATGAAAAAAGACTAGAAGAAATCAAAAAGGAACTTGCAAATTTAAAAGAAGAACAAGCAAGGTTAAATTCTCGTTTCGAAAATGAAAAATCTGTTTTTAATGGAATAAGTGCTAAGAAAAAAGAAATAGATATTTTAAAAAATGAAGCGGTATTTGCTAAAAATAAAGGTGATTTTCAAAAAGCAGCTGAAATAGAATATGGCAAAATACCAGAATGCGAAAAAGAAGTTTTAAATTTAGAAGATAAATGGAAAAAAATGACTCAAGATGGAGTTTTACTCAAACATCAAGTTGATGAGGATTTAGTAGCTGGAATTTTAAGTAAATGGACAGGAATTAGCGTACAAAAAATGCTAACTTCTGAAAAACAAAAATTTTTACATATACAAGAGCATTTGCAAGAAAGCGTAGTCGGTCAAGATGAAGCTTTAAGTGCTTTAGCTAAAGCTATAAAACGCAATAAAGCAGGACTTAATCAAGCAGGCAAGCCTATAGGAAGTTTTTTATTTTTAGGACCGACAGGAGTTGGAAAAACAGAAAGTGCTAAAGCTTTGGCTAAGTTCTTATTTGATGATGAAAAAGCTATGATACGATTTGACATGAGTGAATTTATGGAAAAACATAGCGTTTCAAGACTTTTAGGAGCACCTCCAGGATATGTTGGCCATGAAGAAGGTGGTGAATTAACAGAGGCTGTTAGAAGAAAACCTTATAGTGTTATTTTGTTTGATGAAGTTGAAAAAGCACATAAGGATGTATTTAATGTCCTTTTGGGAATTTTAGATGATGGTAGGGCCACTGATAGTAAGGGTATTACGGTTGATTTTACCAATACTATTATTATTTTAACATCAAATATTGGTGCAAATTTTATTATGGAATTAAAAGGCGAAGAAAGAGAAAAGGCAATTAAAGAAGCACTTAGAAGCTTTTTTAAACCTGAATTTTTAAATCGATTAGATGATATTATAACTTTTAATCCATTAGGAGAACAAGAAGCAGAAAAGATTGTAAAATTATTGTTTAAAACTTTACAAAATAATCTTGAAAACAAAGATATTAAAGCAAGTTTAAGTGATAAAGCAGCAAAATTAATAGCAAAAGTTGGTTTTGATGTTGATTTTGGTGCTAGACCATTAAAAAGAGCATTATATGATATGGTAGAAGATAAACTTAGTGAAATGATTTTAGAAGATAAGTTAAGTGCAAATGATGAATTAATCATAGATGCAAATGAAAATGATATAGTTATAACAAAAAAATAA
- a CDS encoding hydrogenase small subunit, with protein MSDLDIFNRRLDELEKLPLLKNEISISKALEQSGFSRRDFMKWAGAMTAFLALPASFTPVVARAAELSDRLPVIWLHMAECTGCSESLLRTDAPTIDSLIFDHISLEYHETIMNAAGWQAEHNLEAAMEKYKGRYILMVEGGIPTGNTEHFLTIGPHGKSGKQIAEQACDNALAIFAIGTCSAFGGIQAARPNPSNSVSLSKITNKTVINVPGCPPSEKNIIGNVIHYILYQTLPALDAYNRPKWAYALRIHDLCERRGRFDAGEFVQQFGDEGAKKGYCLYKVGCKGPYTFNNCSRERFNQHTSWPIQAGHGCIGCSEPDFWDTMGPFEEVMAGRLFDTVYGLGADNISDKIGIGVLCVTGVAVAAHAVIASLEKNKD; from the coding sequence ATGAGTGATTTAGATATTTTTAATCGCCGTTTAGACGAATTAGAAAAACTTCCTCTTTTGAAGAATGAGATTTCAATTTCTAAAGCTTTAGAGCAATCAGGTTTTTCAAGAAGAGATTTTATGAAATGGGCTGGTGCAATGACAGCTTTTTTGGCACTTCCTGCTAGCTTTACTCCAGTAGTTGCAAGAGCAGCTGAGCTTAGTGATAGACTTCCAGTAATTTGGCTTCATATGGCTGAATGTACAGGATGTTCTGAAAGTTTATTAAGAACTGATGCGCCAACAATCGATAGTTTAATTTTTGATCATATTTCTTTAGAATACCATGAAACCATCATGAATGCTGCAGGTTGGCAAGCTGAACACAATCTTGAGGCAGCTATGGAAAAATATAAAGGTAGATATATTTTAATGGTAGAAGGTGGAATTCCTACTGGAAACACAGAGCACTTTTTAACTATAGGACCACATGGTAAAAGTGGTAAGCAAATAGCAGAGCAAGCCTGTGATAATGCTTTAGCTATTTTTGCTATAGGAACTTGTTCGGCTTTTGGGGGTATTCAAGCTGCTAGACCAAATCCAAGTAATTCTGTAAGTTTAAGTAAAATTACCAATAAAACAGTTATAAATGTTCCAGGCTGTCCTCCAAGTGAAAAAAATATTATAGGTAATGTAATTCATTATATACTATATCAAACATTACCAGCACTTGATGCTTATAATAGACCAAAATGGGCTTATGCTTTAAGAATTCATGATCTTTGCGAAAGAAGAGGGCGTTTTGATGCAGGTGAATTTGTACAACAATTTGGTGATGAAGGTGCAAAAAAAGGATATTGTTTATATAAAGTAGGCTGTAAAGGACCTTATACTTTTAATAATTGCTCAAGAGAAAGATTTAATCAACATACTTCATGGCCTATCCAAGCTGGACATGGTTGTATAGGTTGTTCTGAACCTGATTTTTGGGATACTATGGGACCTTTTGAAGAAGTGATGGCAGGAAGATTGTTTGATACTGTTTATGGTTTAGGTGCAGATAATATTTCAGATAAAATTGGTATAGGCGTGCTTTGTGTAACAGGTGTTGCAGTTGCTGCACATGCTGTAATTGCTTCATTAGAAAAGAATAAGGATTAA
- a CDS encoding nickel-dependent hydrogenase large subunit has product MSKRIIIDPLTRIEGHLRVEVVVDENNVIKEAYSGSTLWRGLETIVKGRDPRDAGFLTQRICGVCTFSHYRAGIIAVENALGITPPLNAVLTRTLMNAALYMHDHPVHFYQLHGLDFVDVVSALSADVKKASDEAFKYTDIPYATGADKLLEVQQRLKTFVDKGNLGPFANAYYGHATYRFTPEQNLIALSHYLECLRIQRTIAQAMAIFGAKNPHPQSLTVGGVTCVMDLLDPSRMAEYVTKFQEVADFINRAYYPDLIMAAKAYSKEASVLNDVGVNNFYTEREFQVSSDEWLFESGIIRNGDLSKVEEVDEAKITEEATRAWYADNEALHPYDGKTNPNYTGLVDGESIDDKGNMVHSKVFDTKGKYSWIKAPRYENLPMQVGPLANILVNYAKGNKIVVEAVDSFLKATNLPVKALMSTLGRTGARAIEAKIVADHGLKAFNSLVENLKTDESTCATYVIDKNKEYKGRFIGSAPRGALSHWCRIKNGVIENWQAVVPSTWNASPKDANGVGGSYEQCLIGMKLADVKQPLEVIRAIHSYDPCIACAVHVMDTKGNNLSEYKVNVNL; this is encoded by the coding sequence ATGTCAAAAAGAATTATTATAGATCCACTTACTAGAATAGAAGGACACTTGAGAGTTGAAGTGGTAGTTGATGAAAATAATGTAATCAAAGAAGCTTACTCAGGATCAACTTTATGGAGAGGTTTGGAGACAATAGTTAAAGGGCGTGATCCAAGAGATGCGGGTTTTTTAACTCAAAGAATTTGTGGTGTATGTACTTTTTCACACTATAGAGCAGGAATTATTGCGGTAGAAAATGCTCTAGGTATTACTCCACCATTAAATGCAGTTTTAACTAGAACTTTGATGAATGCAGCTTTATACATGCATGATCATCCTGTGCATTTTTATCAACTTCATGGGCTTGATTTTGTTGATGTTGTAAGTGCTTTAAGTGCTGATGTAAAAAAAGCAAGCGATGAAGCGTTTAAATATACTGATATACCGTATGCAACAGGTGCTGATAAGCTTTTAGAAGTGCAACAAAGATTAAAAACTTTTGTAGATAAAGGAAATCTTGGGCCATTTGCTAATGCATATTATGGACATGCAACTTATCGTTTTACTCCAGAGCAAAATTTAATAGCACTTTCACATTATTTAGAGTGTTTAAGAATTCAAAGAACTATAGCTCAGGCTATGGCGATATTTGGTGCTAAAAATCCTCATCCTCAAAGTTTAACTGTTGGTGGTGTAACTTGTGTTATGGATCTTTTAGATCCTTCAAGAATGGCTGAGTATGTGACTAAATTCCAAGAAGTAGCTGATTTTATTAATCGTGCTTATTATCCAGATTTAATTATGGCAGCTAAAGCTTACTCTAAAGAAGCAAGTGTTTTAAATGATGTAGGAGTAAATAACTTCTATACTGAAAGAGAATTCCAAGTTTCAAGTGATGAGTGGTTATTTGAAAGTGGTATTATTAGAAATGGTGATTTAAGTAAAGTTGAAGAAGTAGATGAAGCTAAAATTACTGAAGAAGCTACAAGAGCTTGGTATGCAGATAATGAAGCATTACATCCTTATGATGGTAAAACTAATCCAAACTATACAGGTTTGGTTGATGGTGAAAGCATTGATGATAAAGGCAATATGGTTCATAGTAAAGTATTTGATACTAAAGGTAAGTATAGTTGGATTAAAGCCCCAAGATACGAAAACCTACCAATGCAAGTTGGACCATTAGCAAATATTTTAGTTAATTATGCTAAGGGTAATAAAATCGTAGTAGAGGCGGTTGATTCATTCTTAAAAGCTACAAATTTACCTGTTAAAGCTTTAATGAGTACTTTGGGTAGAACAGGTGCTAGAGCAATCGAAGCTAAAATTGTTGCTGATCATGGTTTAAAAGCATTTAATTCTTTGGTTGAAAATTTAAAAACTGATGAAAGCACTTGTGCAACTTATGTGATTGATAAAAATAAAGAATACAAAGGTAGATTTATCGGTAGTGCACCTCGTGGAGCATTAAGTCATTGGTGTAGAATTAAAAATGGTGTTATTGAAAATTGGCAAGCAGTGGTGCCTTCTACTTGGAATGCAAGTCCAAAAGATGCAAATGGAGTAGGTGGTAGCTATGAACAATGTCTTATTGGTATGAAACTAGCTGATGTTAAACAACCTTTAGAAGTAATAAGAGCAATTCACTCTTATGATCCTTGTATAGCATGTGCTGTGCATGTTATGGATACTAAAGGTAATAATCTTAGCGAGTATAAAGTTAATGTAAATTTATAA
- the cybH gene encoding Ni/Fe-hydrogenase, b-type cytochrome subunit: protein MDTKHSLTTERKAEYEFSIGLRFTHWLRAVAIVILVGTGYYISYVFQAPSISSEPTLFMQAKYRMVHQIFGFIMIACVLFKTYLFFFDPKSANERRSVKDIFNVKLWVNQIKFYIFLGKHPHLQGVYNPLQFATYFFFYLVMFGLILTGLILYMHVYHEGLGGFLYNILRPIEVALGGLADVRTYHRILMWVVLIFVPVHIYMAVFNSVKGKDGALDAIFSGYKFVRENH, encoded by the coding sequence ATGGATACTAAACATTCCTTAACAACAGAAAGAAAGGCTGAATACGAATTTAGTATCGGTCTTCGTTTTACACATTGGTTAAGAGCTGTTGCAATTGTTATTTTGGTGGGGACTGGTTATTATATATCTTATGTGTTTCAAGCTCCTTCTATTTCATCAGAACCAACTTTGTTTATGCAAGCAAAATATCGCATGGTGCATCAAATTTTTGGTTTTATTATGATAGCTTGTGTGCTTTTTAAGACATATTTATTCTTTTTTGATCCAAAAAGTGCCAATGAAAGAAGAAGTGTAAAAGATATCTTTAATGTAAAATTATGGGTAAATCAAATTAAATTTTATATTTTTTTAGGAAAACATCCTCATTTGCAAGGTGTGTATAATCCTTTACAATTTGCAACTTATTTTTTCTTTTATCTTGTTATGTTTGGACTTATCTTGACAGGCTTGATCCTTTATATGCATGTATATCATGAGGGTTTGGGTGGATTTTTATATAATATCTTAAGACCTATTGAAGTTGCATTAGGCGGATTAGCTGATGTTAGAACCTATCATAGAATTTTAATGTGGGTTGTATTGATTTTCGTTCCAGTGCATATTTATATGGCTGTGTTTAATTCTGTTAAAGGTAAAGATGGTGCTTTAGATGCTATCTTTAGTGGATATAAATTTGTAAGAGAAAATCATTGA
- a CDS encoding HyaD/HybD family hydrogenase maturation endopeptidase, whose amino-acid sequence MKLLILGIGNIMFADEGLGVHLCKLLEKNYIFSHEKDSISFVDGGTLALQLSYIIAEYDEMVVIDCIAADDAKIGDIFFFPYEAMPKKVNWSGSAHEVEMLQTLQYMELMGDLPKTQILACVPKRIEPLSFKISDEVLKSLEKMEKILLDFLEKKGFVYEKIANYNIQELALSSYKS is encoded by the coding sequence TTGAAGCTTCTAATTCTAGGTATTGGAAATATTATGTTTGCAGATGAGGGCTTAGGCGTTCATCTTTGCAAACTTTTAGAAAAAAATTATATTTTTTCTCATGAAAAAGATTCTATAAGTTTTGTTGATGGTGGAACTTTAGCATTGCAACTTAGTTATATCATTGCTGAATATGATGAAATGGTTGTGATTGATTGTATAGCAGCAGATGATGCTAAGATCGGAGATATATTTTTCTTTCCATATGAAGCTATGCCAAAAAAGGTAAATTGGAGTGGTAGCGCACATGAGGTTGAAATGCTTCAAACTTTGCAATACATGGAGCTTATGGGAGATTTACCTAAAACTCAAATTTTAGCTTGCGTTCCAAAGCGTATAGAGCCTTTGAGTTTTAAAATTTCAGATGAAGTTTTAAAATCTTTAGAAAAGATGGAAAAAATTTTACTTGATTTTTTAGAAAAAAAAGGTTTTGTTTATGAGAAAATTGCTAACTATAATATACAAGAGCTTGCATTAAGTTCTTATAAAAGCTAG
- a CDS encoding PepSY-like domain-containing protein, producing the protein MKLKLALVGLAIASCVFAKDMVVGINALPANSKNFIQKHFAGSNIALVKQDIDGFDVYLDNGTELEFFINGDWKEIDAKYRPIDTSFLSPNVLTTIKKMHPNASITKVEKEIQGYKIKLNNMMEIYTDINGNFLGQKIDD; encoded by the coding sequence ATGAAATTAAAATTAGCTCTAGTTGGTTTAGCAATAGCAAGTTGTGTTTTTGCAAAAGATATGGTTGTAGGCATTAACGCTTTACCAGCAAATTCAAAAAATTTCATACAGAAACACTTTGCAGGATCAAACATTGCTTTAGTTAAACAAGATATTGATGGTTTTGATGTTTATCTTGATAATGGAACAGAACTTGAGTTTTTTATTAATGGGGATTGGAAAGAAATTGATGCTAAATACAGACCTATTGATACTTCTTTTTTAAGTCCAAATGTTTTAACAACGATTAAAAAAATGCATCCAAATGCAAGTATAACTAAAGTTGAAAAAGAAATTCAAGGTTATAAAATTAAGCTTAATAATATGATGGAAATTTACACTGACATAAATGGTAATTTTTTAGGGCAAAAAATTGATGATTAA
- the gltX gene encoding glutamate--tRNA ligase — MYRFAPSPTGDMHIGNLRAALFNYIKAKQENTDFILRIEDTDNARNIAGKEEEIKAILKEFGITWQHYYVQSENLKFHRQMALKLVSEKKAFACFCAEDELAHKKELAKSKNQAYRYDGTCEKLTDIDVLNCEKPFVIRLKKPQSQMKFTDYIKGEISFNPEDIDSFVIMRADKTPTYNFACAVDDMLEGVTCIIRGEDHVSNTPKQEHIRASLGYDKSMTYAHLPIILNEEGVKMSKREAHSSVKWMLDNGYLASAIANYLILLGNKTPKEIFTLEEAIEWFDLKKVSKSPARFDTKRLMQINREHIKMLDDDKLNSLLNLDKDVAELAKFYTQEASTLNEIREKIQAIFAVKNYNEFENECKLIKEVLKDLDLPQEYDEFKKILMEKTNLKGKNFFMPLRLVLTGVTHGPEMSEIYTLIKPFVKEIIKE, encoded by the coding sequence ATGTATAGGTTTGCACCATCGCCTACTGGAGATATGCATATTGGAAATTTAAGAGCTGCTTTGTTTAATTATATCAAAGCAAAACAAGAAAATACAGATTTTATTTTGCGTATTGAAGATACAGATAATGCTAGAAATATAGCTGGAAAAGAAGAAGAGATAAAAGCTATTTTAAAAGAATTTGGTATAACTTGGCAACATTATTATGTGCAAAGTGAGAATTTAAAATTTCATCGACAAATGGCTTTAAAATTAGTAAGTGAGAAAAAAGCTTTTGCTTGTTTTTGTGCTGAGGATGAATTAGCTCATAAAAAAGAACTAGCTAAAAGTAAAAATCAAGCTTATAGATATGATGGTACTTGTGAGAAATTAACAGATATTGATGTGTTAAATTGCGAAAAGCCTTTTGTGATCCGTCTTAAAAAACCTCAATCGCAAATGAAATTTACTGATTATATTAAAGGTGAGATTAGTTTTAATCCTGAAGATATTGATAGTTTTGTAATTATGAGAGCGGATAAAACTCCAACTTATAATTTTGCTTGTGCGGTTGATGATATGTTAGAAGGTGTTACTTGTATTATAAGGGGTGAAGATCATGTCTCAAATACTCCTAAGCAAGAGCATATTAGAGCAAGTTTGGGTTATGATAAAAGCATGACTTATGCACATTTGCCTATCATTTTAAATGAAGAGGGTGTTAAAATGAGTAAAAGAGAGGCTCATTCTAGTGTAAAATGGATGCTTGATAATGGTTATTTAGCAAGTGCTATTGCTAATTATTTAATACTTTTGGGTAATAAAACTCCAAAAGAGATTTTTACTTTAGAAGAGGCTATAGAATGGTTTGATTTAAAAAAAGTTTCAAAATCTCCTGCTAGGTTTGATACTAAGCGTTTAATGCAAATTAATCGTGAGCATATAAAAATGCTTGATGATGATAAATTAAATTCTTTATTAAACTTAGACAAAGATGTAGCTGAACTTGCAAAATTTTATACCCAAGAAGCCAGCACACTAAATGAAATAAGAGAAAAAATACAAGCAATTTTTGCAGTTAAAAATTATAATGAATTTGAAAATGAATGCAAGTTGATTAAAGAAGTTTTAAAAGATTTAGATTTACCTCAAGAATATGATGAGTTTAAAAAGATTTTGATGGAAAAAACAAATTTAAAAGGTAAAAATTTCTTTATGCCTTTGCGTTTAGTATTAACAGGGGTTACTCATGGACCTGAAATGAGTGAGATTTATACTTTAATCAAACCTTTTGTAAAAGAAATTATAAAGGAGTAA
- a CDS encoding YggT family protein encodes MGVGTSLIVSLVQIFSLVIEIYVWIIIIAALISWVRPDPYNPIVQILYRLTNPAYAFVRRFIPTTIGSIDLAPLIIILGLKFIQIFLSNLILGSL; translated from the coding sequence ATGGGAGTTGGAACAAGTTTAATTGTGTCATTGGTGCAAATTTTTTCTTTGGTTATTGAAATTTATGTATGGATTATAATCATTGCTGCGTTAATTTCTTGGGTGAGACCTGATCCGTATAATCCTATAGTGCAAATTTTATATCGTTTAACAAATCCTGCTTATGCTTTTGTCAGAAGATTTATTCCTACTACTATAGGGAGTATCGATTTAGCGCCTTTGATTATTATTTTAGGGTTAAAATTTATTCAAATATTTTTATCAAATTTAATTTTAGGAAGTTTGTAA